From a region of the Ignavibacteria bacterium genome:
- a CDS encoding DNA-directed RNA polymerase subunit alpha, translating to MKINHLHLPEKVIREENTYTNTFGRFIMQPLEKGYGVTIGNALRRILISSLPGTAIVAMQVNDIQHEFTTIKGVVEDVSEIILNLKEVRFKDLTGKASKIEISISGPAELKAKHIQEATADLEILNPDLHIATLNKEGKMNIELRIGSGIGYVPSEENKKHELPLGFIAIDSLFSPILNVNFVIENTRVAQKTDYEKLILEIETTGAMDSETALILASRILKDHIQLFMNLSPEAEVKEIEEEVKDEQFENTRKILLTPVDELDLSVRSQNCLRSANIKNIADLVGKQESDMLHYRNFGRKSLAELGDLIESFGLAFGMDVDKYIGEEKKK from the coding sequence ATGAAAATCAATCATTTACATTTACCGGAAAAGGTAATAAGAGAAGAAAATACGTACACAAACACTTTTGGCAGATTTATAATGCAGCCTCTGGAAAAGGGGTATGGTGTTACTATCGGAAATGCTTTAAGGAGGATTCTGATATCTTCACTTCCGGGAACAGCTATTGTTGCGATGCAGGTTAATGATATTCAGCATGAGTTCACTACGATTAAAGGAGTAGTTGAAGACGTATCTGAAATTATTTTAAATCTTAAAGAAGTTCGGTTTAAGGATTTAACCGGTAAAGCTTCAAAAATTGAAATAAGCATTTCAGGACCAGCTGAATTAAAAGCAAAACACATTCAGGAAGCAACTGCTGATTTGGAAATTCTGAATCCAGACCTTCATATTGCCACGCTTAATAAAGAAGGCAAAATGAATATTGAATTAAGAATCGGTTCCGGAATAGGATATGTCCCTTCCGAGGAAAACAAGAAACACGAACTTCCTCTCGGTTTTATTGCGATTGACTCTCTGTTTTCACCGATATTGAACGTGAATTTTGTAATCGAAAATACTCGTGTTGCACAGAAAACTGACTACGAAAAACTTATACTCGAGATTGAAACAACAGGCGCAATGGATTCTGAAACCGCTCTGATACTTGCTTCACGCATTCTTAAAGACCACATACAATTATTCATGAATCTCAGTCCTGAAGCAGAAGTAAAAGAAATTGAAGAGGAAGTAAAGGATGAACAGTTTGAGAATACGAGAAAAATACTCTTAACTCCTGTTGACGAGTTAGACCTTTCAGTCAGGTCACAAAACTGCCTGCGTTCTGCTAACATCAAGAACATAGCAGACCTTGTCGGTAAACAGGAATCAGATATGTTGCACTACAGGAATTTCGGAAGAAAATCACTTGCTGAGCTTGGAGACCTTATTGAAAGTTTTGGGTTAGCATTTGGTATGGATGTTGATAAATATATTGGCGAGGAAAAGAAAAAGTAA
- the rplQ gene encoding 50S ribosomal protein L17, producing the protein MEHRKKGRKLKRTASHRKALLSNLCISLIKHKRISTTLAKAKELKTFIEPLITKAKKASKSPEAYVHYAREIRKFLRDREAITIILKEIGPKVLDRSGGYTRLLKSGYRVGDGGETAIIELVDFSVVEKTKTETKSTTKGTEKTTKKSVSRKEKSETEIEKPEKKPADKKTVKKKIEKHTKSETHDKPIKKTEKKTVAMRTASRKKSEG; encoded by the coding sequence ATGGAACATAGAAAAAAAGGAAGAAAACTAAAAAGAACCGCAAGTCATAGGAAGGCATTGCTATCAAATCTCTGCATCTCTTTAATCAAACACAAGAGAATTTCAACCACTCTCGCAAAAGCAAAAGAATTAAAGACTTTTATTGAGCCTTTGATTACTAAAGCGAAGAAAGCATCAAAAAGTCCTGAAGCATACGTACATTATGCAAGAGAAATAAGAAAATTTCTGAGAGACAGAGAAGCTATTACAATAATTCTTAAGGAAATTGGACCAAAGGTTCTTGATCGTTCGGGAGGTTATACACGCTTGCTAAAAAGCGGATATCGCGTCGGTGACGGAGGTGAAACAGCGATAATTGAATTGGTGGATTTTAGTGTAGTTGAAAAAACTAAGACTGAAACAAAATCAACTACAAAGGGAACTGAAAAAACAACTAAAAAATCTGTTTCGAGGAAAGAAAAGTCTGAAACCGAAATAGAAAAACCGGAAAAGAAACCTGCAGATAAGAAAACTGTCAAGAAAAAAATAGAAAAGCACACGAAATCGGAAACACATGATAAGCCAATAAAGAAGACGGAAAAGAAAACTGTTGCTATGCGCACAGCCTCAAGAAAGAAAAGCGAAGGTTAA
- the yihA gene encoding ribosome biogenesis GTP-binding protein YihA/YsxC, with translation MKITTAEFITSIYDLRTLPKSVLPEFVFVGRSNVGKSSMVNKLCNRKCLAKIGSVPGKTRQLNYFLINEEFYLVDLPGYGYAKVPEQIRAGWRKLVEQYVSDRQNVSMVFVLIDSRHEPTYLDELMVTWLEYYEIPYAIVLTKSDKISKNKMDKQIYRCAKIVNNEELCVDYIPFSIITGEGRNEMLGLISKSLKNPRPRNED, from the coding sequence ATGAAGATTACAACTGCAGAATTTATTACAAGTATATACGATTTAAGAACATTACCAAAGTCAGTACTACCTGAATTCGTATTTGTCGGACGGTCGAATGTCGGTAAATCTTCAATGGTAAATAAGTTATGTAATAGAAAATGTCTTGCTAAAATCGGTTCGGTACCGGGTAAGACAAGGCAGCTTAATTATTTTTTAATTAACGAAGAGTTTTATCTCGTTGATTTACCCGGATACGGTTATGCAAAGGTTCCAGAGCAGATTCGCGCCGGCTGGCGAAAACTTGTTGAACAGTACGTTAGCGACAGACAGAATGTAAGTATGGTTTTTGTTCTGATAGATTCGAGACATGAACCCACTTATCTCGACGAGCTTATGGTTACATGGCTCGAGTACTATGAGATTCCATACGCAATTGTTCTGACTAAGTCTGATAAGATATCAAAGAATAAGATGGATAAACAGATATACAGATGTGCAAAGATTGTTAATAATGAGGAGTTGTGCGTCGATTATATTCCGTTTTCTATTATTACCGGTGAGGGCAGGAACGAGATGTTAGGATTAATTTCCAAATCACTTAAAAATCCGAGACCAAGAAACGAAGACTAA
- a CDS encoding NAD(P)-dependent oxidoreductase translates to MKISKKINVLIADKVNLLHLHKLRKSKFNVTLRYGMTNDEILSFSRLKNFQVLFVKSQRCLDKVFLARCNFEVICTASKGLDHIDIDYAFKRGISVVFSDSGNSVSAAEHTLGLILTGFKRINYADGLVRTGNFTDWGYERRTLEGKRIGVIGTGKVGFLVARYAKAFGMEVIANDTDRDVRRRNRDLKYYSLDFLLRNSDVISVHIPLEKRNLNFIDGTAFDKMKSNVIFVNTSRGEVVDEEYLIRKARLNKKIFIALDVFKDEPNLNPDLFSLRNAVFTNHVAGKTPEGEQGIGNDLFMQVNNIFY, encoded by the coding sequence ATGAAAATCTCCAAGAAGATTAATGTATTAATTGCTGATAAAGTCAATCTTCTTCATTTACACAAACTCAGAAAATCCAAGTTTAATGTTACTTTGAGGTACGGTATGACGAATGATGAGATTCTTTCTTTTTCACGTTTGAAGAATTTTCAGGTTCTTTTTGTTAAATCTCAAAGGTGTTTGGATAAGGTGTTTTTGGCGAGATGCAATTTTGAGGTTATCTGTACGGCTTCGAAGGGGCTGGACCATATTGATATTGATTATGCTTTTAAGAGGGGGATTAGTGTAGTTTTTTCAGATTCGGGAAATTCGGTTTCTGCTGCAGAGCATACTTTGGGGCTGATTTTAACGGGGTTTAAGAGGATTAACTACGCTGACGGGCTTGTGAGGACGGGAAATTTTACTGATTGGGGATATGAAAGGCGGACGCTTGAGGGGAAGAGGATTGGCGTTATCGGGACGGGAAAAGTTGGTTTTCTCGTGGCAAGGTATGCTAAGGCGTTCGGGATGGAGGTGATTGCGAATGATACTGACAGGGATGTGAGGAGGAGGAACAGGGATTTGAAGTATTACTCTCTGGATTTCTTACTGAGAAACTCTGATGTGATATCTGTTCACATTCCTCTTGAGAAAAGGAATTTGAATTTTATTGACGGTACGGCTTTTGACAAGATGAAGAGCAATGTGATTTTTGTTAATACTTCAAGAGGTGAGGTTGTTGACGAGGAGTATCTGATTAGAAAAGCAAGGTTGAATAAAAAGATTTTTATTGCGCTGGATGTGTTTAAGGATGAACCAAATTTGAATCCTGATTTATTTTCGCTGAGGAATGCAGTTTTTACGAATCATGTTGCAGGTAAGACTCCTGAGGGCGAGCAAGGTATAGGAAATGATTTATTTATGCAAGTCAATAATATTTTTTATTGA
- a CDS encoding T9SS type A sorting domain-containing protein, with product MLKRLLLVGLIAIIGISTADAQFSKAEWKFLLTPHKMMYGENVSTTRVDGKPVFYGLPSLSDLISKFNKSRVDRSTQGITTEIVFTGRQTVLDYPSNSSPIQVWQDPLEPNNIHAVTMYNDGGLTGTRLTSYIFSSDRGATWTIICDVPSVRSGFSTIDGFSDGTALVTTHTADPEVATTYTRSMAYKDLAPGAGSFTRFTPPGLNLYIWGRIIPTKDLTQTNKFVLISSLNGSGDSAFMTRCTDVSSTPGTWTNWNYMPNTNNAEKHPMARGTDGRIGLAYMGVDTSANVWFMESTDNGATFSAPLMIYQWTPTWHVYDTDSIFADYGPWTSLDIAYKGNTPVVTFEGILQQTPGSANTGLESKIFFWSQATGVKVVADTNTVPFFPFVGLQYNDAFMSHPSIGTSADGNAIFISFMAASGDIDATDSTSFCDSYLYASNDGGMTWPIHGKLNPNTPRKDWRYPNLSNWNDNNGLTYYANMVATPGLVAGVFNGSAPASLEDFTFVRAAVTFTSINTVSTEMPEKFSLSQNYPNPFNPTTNIKFAVAKAGFVTLKVYDLSGKEISSLVKENLAAGTYNYAFDGAKLASGIYFYTLTANGFSETKKMMLIK from the coding sequence ATGCTAAAAAGACTACTTTTAGTTGGATTGATTGCGATTATTGGTATTAGTACCGCTGACGCACAGTTCAGCAAGGCAGAGTGGAAATTCTTGTTAACACCTCACAAAATGATGTATGGCGAGAATGTTTCAACGACAAGGGTTGACGGTAAGCCTGTTTTTTATGGATTACCTTCATTATCAGATTTGATTAGTAAGTTTAATAAATCACGTGTTGATAGGTCAACTCAGGGTATTACTACTGAGATAGTTTTTACAGGAAGACAAACGGTTCTGGATTATCCTTCGAATAGTTCTCCTATTCAGGTATGGCAGGATCCTTTAGAACCAAATAATATTCATGCCGTTACTATGTATAATGACGGCGGCTTGACGGGTACGAGGTTGACTTCTTATATTTTCTCGTCCGATAGGGGTGCGACCTGGACTATTATTTGTGATGTTCCTTCGGTGAGGAGCGGTTTTTCAACGATTGATGGTTTCAGTGATGGGACGGCTCTAGTTACGACTCATACTGCCGACCCAGAAGTTGCTACGACTTACACGAGGAGTATGGCGTATAAGGATTTGGCACCGGGTGCGGGTTCTTTTACGAGGTTTACTCCTCCGGGATTGAATTTATACATCTGGGGAAGAATTATTCCTACGAAAGATCTTACTCAGACCAACAAGTTCGTTTTGATTTCTTCATTGAATGGCAGTGGAGATTCAGCGTTTATGACACGTTGTACTGATGTTTCATCAACACCGGGAACTTGGACAAACTGGAATTATATGCCAAATACAAATAATGCCGAAAAACATCCAATGGCAAGAGGAACTGATGGCAGAATAGGTCTTGCTTACATGGGAGTTGATACTTCTGCCAATGTCTGGTTTATGGAATCAACGGATAATGGAGCAACTTTCAGCGCTCCGTTAATGATATACCAATGGACCCCAACTTGGCATGTCTACGATACTGATTCCATATTCGCCGATTATGGTCCATGGACAAGTTTGGATATAGCATATAAAGGAAATACTCCGGTCGTTACTTTTGAAGGAATATTGCAGCAAACTCCGGGATCTGCCAATACCGGTTTAGAATCAAAGATATTTTTCTGGTCACAGGCGACAGGTGTTAAAGTTGTGGCTGATACTAACACTGTTCCATTTTTTCCGTTTGTAGGATTACAATATAATGATGCTTTTATGTCTCACCCGAGTATTGGTACATCCGCAGATGGTAATGCAATTTTTATTTCGTTTATGGCAGCTTCAGGTGATATTGATGCTACAGATTCAACAAGCTTTTGCGATTCTTACTTGTACGCATCAAACGATGGTGGAATGACTTGGCCGATTCATGGAAAATTGAATCCGAATACACCTCGTAAAGACTGGAGATATCCAAATTTATCAAATTGGAACGACAACAATGGATTAACCTATTATGCTAATATGGTTGCAACTCCTGGGCTCGTAGCCGGTGTGTTTAATGGTAGTGCACCTGCATCTTTAGAGGATTTTACTTTTGTAAGAGCAGCTGTGACTTTTACTTCTATAAATACTGTTTCAACTGAGATGCCTGAAAAGTTCTCGCTTTCACAGAACTATCCGAATCCTTTCAACCCAACAACAAACATAAAGTTTGCTGTTGCAAAAGCCGGATTCGTTACTTTGAAAGTTTATGATTTATCAGGTAAAGAAATTTCTTCGTTAGTTAAAGAAAATCTTGCAGCCGGAACTTACAACTATGCATTTGACGGTGCAAAGCTCGCAAGTGGAATTTATTTCTACACGCTTACAGCTAATGGTTTCTCGGAAACAAAGAAGATGATGTTAATTAAGTAA